In the genome of Bacillus sp. SM2101, the window CTTTAATCTTATACAATTTTATGCCATCATTTCAAGCTTTCAAAAAGGTAATAATGTAGATACTCCCCAAAATGAAGAATCTGGTGGAAGTAATGGGATTTTCTGTTTACTAAACTCCTTTTAACATTTCTTCACAATATCTTGCATTCTTCCGCAATCTATCTCTTCCAATTTACTCCTTTATTTTTAAAGTTTATAACTTTTATCATACTGCCCTTCCACATTAGTATTTTCAAAAATTAATTTTTCGTGACTGTTACAAATTTTTCTTCTCAATAAAATAATAATCTTGGAGCAGTCGGTGTTCATTTCTTTATTTATTAAGGTACTTTCACAAACTTTTTGCTATTTAGACTAATATAGAACAGCAACAAATGACCTTATTTAACAATAGAAAATATGTTACAACTGCTTTGTTTATATGTATTTATTTCATAGAACAAAAAGCAATAATCAATGCGAAAACTGCTTTTGTTAACAAACATTTATCTTATAAAAACTCAATTCCTTTGTTCATAACAATCCCCATTAAAACAAGTTCCATAATTCTATCTTCAAACTCCTTATCCCATTTTTCTAGTAAGTAATTTAACTATTTTTTATATGTTACATTATTGTAAAAATTTTTTAAATTGTTCTTAAACCATTTACAAACTAATATACATGATTTAGTATATAAAACGAAATGATTACGATTTACCTTTTTAAAACGCTTTAATTACACAAATTTATTAAGTTAGGAGCTAACAACATGAAAATCAACAAATCTTTTTATACTTTAGTTTTTGCTATGAGTCTTATTCTTGCAGGCTGCGGAAACTCTGAAACTGTTAAAACAGGAATATCTGAAAATGAAAAGATAACAATTTATACTACGATTTATCCACTTGAAGATTTTGCGAAAAAAATTGGCGAAGACTATGTTGATGTGAAAAGTATTTACCCTCCAAATGTAGATGCCCATTCTTTTGAGCCGTCTGCAAAAGACATGGTTGCTCTAGCGAAATCTGATTTGTTTATTTACAGTGGAGTTGGTATTGATGCGTTTGCAGAAAATGCTATTAAGTCCTTGAAAAATGAAAGTGTTACTATTTTAGAAGCAGGAGAAGGCATTGAACTATTAGAATCCTCTCAAAACGAGGAACATCTTCACGAAGAGGTAGATGCTGATGCTGAAGAACACGGTCACGAAGAGCAAAATACTAACACTGAAGAGCATGATCATGAAGAGCAAGACACTGAAGCTGAGGAACACGGTGACGAAGAGCAAAATACTGATGCTGAAGAACACGGTCATGAAGAGCAAAATACTGATGCTGAAGAACACGGTCATGAAGAGCAAAATACTGACGCTGAAGAACACGGTCATGAAGAGCAAGATGCTGACGCTGAAGAACACGGTCATGAAGAGCAAAATACTGACGCTGAAGAACACGGTCATGAAGATGAAAGCATTGAAGTGGATGAAGACGAGCATAACCACGGTGATTATGATCCTCACATCTGGTTGGATCCTCTCCGTGCAATCGAACTCGCCGAAAATATCAAAAATAAGTTGAGTGAATTAAAGCCAGAACATGCTTCAATATTTGAAAGCAATTATATTCAGTTAAAAGACAACTTAGAAAAACTTGACGAAGAATTTAAAAGTACAATTGAAAGCTCCAAGACGGATATTATTTTAGTATCTCATGCAGCTTATGGATATTGGGAAGCACGTTATGGTATTGAACAGATCGCTATTACTGGTTTATCTCCTACACAGGAACCTTCATTAAAACAGTTACAAAATATTATTGAAGAATCTAAAGAACATGATCTTCATTATGTTATTTTCGAACAAAGTGTTACACCAAAAGTAGTAAAAACGATCCAGAAGGAATTGGGAGCGGAAGCTCTAACTCTCCATAATCTTGAGTCCTTGACAGAAGAAAATATTAAGCAAGGGGATGACTATTTCAGCATCATGAGAATGAATTTACATACCATAAAGACAGCTTTAAATGATTAATCGTTTTTTAAATAAAACTCAACTTAAGAATGTATACTAACTATCGACCTCAAGACGAGGAATATATTACTCTTATATAATATTTTTAAAATTTCAAATTATAAGATTTATTATTTATCCCCTATTAATATACATAATTAATAGGGGAATTATAACAGGCTATTAAAAGGAGGTTAACATGAATAAGATTATACGAGGTAGTATTATAGATATTACAGGTTTAGCGATTATTGCTTTAACTCTTCTTCTTTTGTCGTTTAGTACAAGCTTTAGTGGTATCTTTACTTTTCCTCCTTCTTTGCTGAATTTGAATACTATTTTTCTAAGTATATTAATAGAAGCTCTTCCTTTTGTTTTGATAGGAGTATTAATTGCTGGAATGATTCAAATTTTCGTAACCGAAGAACATATAGAAAGGTGGATTCCCAAAAATAAAGTAATGGCGGTCATTATGAGTTGCACTGTTGGAGCGCTTTTTCCTGCTTGTGAATGTGGCATCGTTCCAATTGTTCGTAGACTTATTTCTAAGGGTGTGCCGATTTATGCAGCCATTGGTTTTATGTTAACGGGTCCCCTAATCAACCCAATTGTCATTGCGTCTACATATATGGCATTTGGCAACAGTTTTAAAATTGCTGGACTACGAATGGGTTTAGGTTTCTTAATTGCTATTCTGATTGCATTGACAATAAGCGTCGTTCTTAAAGGTAACCCATTAAAAGCGCCAATTAGTATACAAGCTACACATTCACACGCCCATTCAGCTAACAAATCTTTTACGAATAGATTTTGGTCTATGTTAATTCATGCTATTGATGAGTTTTTTGATATGGCAAAATTTCTAATTATTGGTGCTTTTTTAGCAGCGTTTGTACAAACCTATTTACCGGCAAAGGCGTTATTGGAGACAGGTAGCGGTCCCGTTTCTTCTTTACTCGTTATGATGGGATTAGCATTTGTTTTATCCTTATGTTCTGAAGCGGATGCCTTTATCGGTGCGTCCTTTAGTAGTATTTTCCCTACTTCTTCGATTTTAGGTTTCTTAATATTCGGACCAATGATCGACTTAAAAAATACGTTAATGTTGCTAAGTGTATTCCGGTATAAGTTTGTTATCGGCTTGCTTGCTTTGATTTCATCTACAGTATTCATCGTAATCATGATGCTGCAAACTTTTATCTAAGGAGGAAAAACCGTGAAAATTTCTTATCAGCAAGCTTTTAGAGCATTGATACTATTAACATTTTCAGCAATGATCTTAAAGATGCATTCTACTGGAGACATTACCAAATTTATCAACCCTAAATATGTCGGTTTAAGTCAGTCTGCTTCAGTCATTTTTTTATTTTTGTTTTTTATCCAAATAACAAGAATCTGGCGTGTTAAAGATATTAGCCACGAGCATTGCTCCCATGAAGACAATAACTGTGGACATGACCATGGCAATTCAGCTTTTAATGTTAAGAAGTTCCTATCCTATATGATTATTATTTTTCCTTTATTAACTGGGTTTTTTCTGCCTCCGAAAGTTCTCGATTCTTCTATTGCTGCTAAAAAAGGAGGTATGGCGGTTTTATCCAGCCAGAAATCTTCCCAGAAAGATACAAATAATACACCAGCAAATGATACGAATGACGATAATACACAAAGTGATACATCGATTAATGATAATACACAAAGTGATGCTTCGATTGATGATAACCTTGTCAATCCTAATATTACGGAAAGCCAGAAAGAGATTTCAAAGGAAGAATTTACTCAGCTTATTCAAATGCTAGAGACGATGCCTATAATTGAAATGAATGACTTTGTTTTTAATGCCTACTATGAGGAAATTAGTAAAGATGTAAGTAAATTCAAAGGGAGAAATATTGAATTAAAGGGATTTGTTTACAAGGAGGATGGATTTGAAGAAAATCAGCTTGTTATTTCGAGGTTTCTAATTACTCATTGTGTAGCAGATGCCAGCATCATCGGATTCCTCTCAGAGTTCAATGAAGCCTCTAGTATTGAACAGGATACATGGATCGAGGCCAAAGGAGTTTTGGATGTTACGAACTATAACGGAATGGAACTTCCTTACATCAAAATTACTGAATGGAAAACAATAAATGCCCTTAAGGAACCTTATCTTTATCCTATAAATGTAAAAATATTATAATAAAGAAGGAGCGCCCTGGTAACATTATAGCTCTCCCCTTTTGTTAGAGAATTGATTATATTATAACGATCTGCATTCACTCTCATAGTGTGTCGTATCACCATGCAATAGTATCTCATTATTATGATCACCTATTTCCACAGTAGATAAACTTGCACCATGTATAAATGGACCTTTCCATAGTTCTTCAAGAGGTCTGTTTTCAAAATAAGCCATCATCGTTTTAAGTACAATGGCATGGGTAACAAGCAATACATCTTTTCCTTGATTCACATTAATAACATATTTAAGCATATCGAGGCTGCGTTTTTGAACGTCAAAAAAGTTTTCACCAGATTTGCTTTCATAGAGCTGTGGTTTTGACCAAAACAGCGCACTTTCCTTCGGATATTTTTCTCTTACTTCATCGGTCGTTAACCCTTCCCATTCGCCCATTGCCATTTCATACAAACGGGCATCTGTATGCATAGGGATATCTCGTTTTCCAATGATTTGTTTACTAGTTTCTAACGTGCGACCACTTGGGCTAGAATATACAGCATCTATATTTACACTTTCTAGCCTACTCCCAAGGCTTCGAGCCTGTGTGACCCCATATGCTGTAAGGGGTGTATCTTTCCTACCCTGCATCCTTTTTATAACATTCCATTCAGTTTGACCGTGTCTCGTTATATACAAGCGTGTTACATTGTTCTTTGGTTGTTGTTTACTCATATTCATTAATACACCTCTGCCATTTCTTTATTTTCATTTTGTGAGTAGAGAGTTAATTAACATCAATGTAGATTCCATGATTCAATTAGATATTTAGAATTATCCCATTTGATATATGGGTTTTATTTTTAAAAGACTGTTTACACATTGATTGTTGTATTTTGATTTACACATACACAATTATCCTTTGTGGCATCCTTTGATCTGAAAAAAGGTGTTAAACATATAAAACCCTTCTTACTTTGCTAATTTGGTGACAATAGCAGTAAGAGCCTTCTGAAATGAGTATATTTAGCTATAAAATCAATATTCTTCGTTCTAATATTCTATCATTATTAAAAATAGCTCGCGACCCGACTAACATATAATGGTGATTCAAAACTTAGAGAAAAATTTTTAAGAAGTATACTAATTTCCATTATGTTACACAATAAACATAACATGTAAATGAGGTGTTTTTATGCCAAAAGTTATTTCGATAAGTAAGTACATCCCACCTTTTCAAATTAATCAATTGGCAACTCAAGAAATTGCACAAGAGCTCTTTAAAGACAAAATAACTAACCTTGATCGGTATCTTCGTGTATTTGAAAATACTGAAATTGAGAAACGTCATTTTACTA includes:
- a CDS encoding zinc ABC transporter substrate-binding protein, giving the protein MKINKSFYTLVFAMSLILAGCGNSETVKTGISENEKITIYTTIYPLEDFAKKIGEDYVDVKSIYPPNVDAHSFEPSAKDMVALAKSDLFIYSGVGIDAFAENAIKSLKNESVTILEAGEGIELLESSQNEEHLHEEVDADAEEHGHEEQNTNTEEHDHEEQDTEAEEHGDEEQNTDAEEHGHEEQNTDAEEHGHEEQNTDAEEHGHEEQDADAEEHGHEEQNTDAEEHGHEDESIEVDEDEHNHGDYDPHIWLDPLRAIELAENIKNKLSELKPEHASIFESNYIQLKDNLEKLDEEFKSTIESSKTDIILVSHAAYGYWEARYGIEQIAITGLSPTQEPSLKQLQNIIEESKEHDLHYVIFEQSVTPKVVKTIQKELGAEALTLHNLESLTEENIKQGDDYFSIMRMNLHTIKTALND
- a CDS encoding permease; this translates as MNKIIRGSIIDITGLAIIALTLLLLSFSTSFSGIFTFPPSLLNLNTIFLSILIEALPFVLIGVLIAGMIQIFVTEEHIERWIPKNKVMAVIMSCTVGALFPACECGIVPIVRRLISKGVPIYAAIGFMLTGPLINPIVIASTYMAFGNSFKIAGLRMGLGFLIAILIALTISVVLKGNPLKAPISIQATHSHAHSANKSFTNRFWSMLIHAIDEFFDMAKFLIIGAFLAAFVQTYLPAKALLETGSGPVSSLLVMMGLAFVLSLCSEADAFIGASFSSIFPTSSILGFLIFGPMIDLKNTLMLLSVFRYKFVIGLLALISSTVFIVIMMLQTFI
- a CDS encoding TIGR03943 family protein, with the translated sequence MKISYQQAFRALILLTFSAMILKMHSTGDITKFINPKYVGLSQSASVIFLFLFFIQITRIWRVKDISHEHCSHEDNNCGHDHGNSAFNVKKFLSYMIIIFPLLTGFFLPPKVLDSSIAAKKGGMAVLSSQKSSQKDTNNTPANDTNDDNTQSDTSINDNTQSDASIDDNLVNPNITESQKEISKEEFTQLIQMLETMPIIEMNDFVFNAYYEEISKDVSKFKGRNIELKGFVYKEDGFEENQLVISRFLITHCVADASIIGFLSEFNEASSIEQDTWIEAKGVLDVTNYNGMELPYIKITEWKTINALKEPYLYPINVKIL
- a CDS encoding histidine phosphatase family protein; amino-acid sequence: MSKQQPKNNVTRLYITRHGQTEWNVIKRMQGRKDTPLTAYGVTQARSLGSRLESVNIDAVYSSPSGRTLETSKQIIGKRDIPMHTDARLYEMAMGEWEGLTTDEVREKYPKESALFWSKPQLYESKSGENFFDVQKRSLDMLKYVINVNQGKDVLLVTHAIVLKTMMAYFENRPLEELWKGPFIHGASLSTVEIGDHNNEILLHGDTTHYESECRSL